In Cryptomeria japonica chromosome 5, Sugi_1.0, whole genome shotgun sequence, the genomic window TTctctagtgtcataaattgtaaccccttacaattaCACACTCCTTTTGACCCTTTCTTTAGTATACCCTATCCTATGTCATTTCAATCTTATTTGGGGCCTATTCTATTTTAAACTTCAATAAACCTTATTCCAATTTAATCATCATCAATCCAAAAATTAGGGGTAGATCCAATATTAAGGCCCTTATCTTGCTTCCTACAAAACCAAGGCCTATTTTTTTGAGTCTATGGAGTGCTTCTCTAATGAATGACACTTTTTGACCAAAAATTTAGGGGATTAACTTGTTGGCCTTAACATTGTAAAGTTTGGtctcattttttggatatgaccATTAGAGGTCATCCTAAAAGAAAAAATACCTTGATAAACCTATATAAAGGCatcatctctaattcatttgatcATCTTTCATGATTTTCATAATCCAGCAATTCTATTATTCCAATTCTTGAGCGGATCTGAATACAAGGAGAATCAAGCTAAAAATATTGGAGACTATGGTGTATTGTggggttggcattgatgtcaacccttaGTGTTGTGGAGATTGttaaagattgttgtcattgatttctctTGTGTAGttattgtgttgccattgatgaatTATGTTTAATGGTGTGTTTTCATTGAAGTATAATACAGATGAGTGTTAAGAGGTAGTAGAGATGGTTGATGGTTATTGTATCAGATGTGTTCATGGTTGGATGTCCACCGACTTGGTGTTTATGTCTATACTCAGTATGATATGATGATGTGTTATGTTGAGGAATAGTGATGATAATGGTGATTCCAGATATGTTATCATGAGGATTAGAAGGATTAAGTTGAGGATTAGATGTATTAAGATGAAGATTAGAAGCATGGTGATTAAGTGGATACTATGTTGATGGTCTTGTACATGATAAGAGCTATTATTCCATCCCTCTTGTTTCTTCAAGTGAGAAAATAGTGTACTACAATGATGTTCTAGTCTTTGCAAATTGATAAAGTATGAAAATGCAGGATGGTGTGTTGAAGACTGTCTAGGAGAATGCTCTGCATTCCTTCACATTTGATGCTACAGTCTTGTGGTTCTGGAGATAACATGTATGTGCTTTTTACATCACATTTCTACTCTTTCAGGTCCCTGGTGTTGTCACAAATGGTTTTTGGTGAATGCAGCATGTTGGAAATTTGGTTGTTGTTAGGACTAGTTTGGAAGATGCTCCACATTTCTCTACATTGATGTTTCTACTCTTATGGCTTGGCATATGTTCTTATAATTTTTGTGCAGGATCTTGTTTCAAATTTTAGGTGATGAGGTTTTTTTAAAGTTTGTTTGACATTGACTTATCTCATTACTATGTTGTTTGGGCATCTGGGTATGAAGAACTATGTATCGATTTAGTTGTGATAGCTTGTTTTGGCTCGCCAATGTGAATGGAGTATATGGAAATGTTGTTGGATATTCATGGACTATCTCTATGTGGTCTTCATGGCAATGATTTATCTTTTTGATGTTGCATATTGTCTCGAGTTGGTTTTTTAGGGTGATTTATGGTCATCTAGATGACAAGGCCTATTCTTTGGCTTGCGCTAAGCATTTTTGGGTTTGCACCAATATTGGAGTATGTGACAAGTTGTATTTTATGTCCTAGTTTTTCTTGTGGTGATCATCATTGAGAATttatttggaagatgtgttttgggttgactaGTTATGCACTACATGTTTTATCTACATGTTACCCTATTGCTAACTTGGGAGGATGTGTTACAGTGTGTTTGATGTTTAGATCTTCTTAGAAAGATGTAATAAGCTGTTTTAGGTCTtctctatctcctagattggaCCACTTTCAATGTACTATGATTTTATGGCCAACCTGATGTGATCATTCCTTGTCCCCCATTGTAGTTGACCTAATTGGAGTTTTGAGAGATTGTGGATGATATATATAAAAGATAAGATTAGTTTCAAGTGTGTGGAAGGTGTGTAAATTGAGAAAGATGTGAATTTGAGGCAAAAAAGTGTGTGATGGAATTTTTGGAGCTAAATTGTTCAATGGTTTCTTAAGGCAACATGTCAAGACCACCCACATTCTAAGGACATTGTTGGAAGCTATGATGCTAAAAACTTATACTTTGTGATTCATATTTTCATGTATCTTTCTTTGAGATAGTGAATCTCTTTAGCAATTCAATTGTATCTTGCTTGGAGGTAGTGAACTTTCTTAGCAAGTCCTTTTTGGGAGGACTATGCTTACTCTGAAGCAGTGAGCCTTAAAATAATTTGTAATCTTGTTCATATAATGTGAGATAACTCTCACAATTGGTTTTCAATTCTTGGATTTACCAAATAAATATACTATTCTATTGTGAATTGGTGTTCAATATTTTATCTTTCATTGCTATTTGATCAAATTAAACTTTTTAGAATTTGTATTATTCTTAAAAGTTAAGTTTTTGttcaagattgattcaccccccctctcagtcttggggTGTGTTCAACAACAAGAAGTTGTCTTCAAATATGTTTTCATGATGGAatttgttatgatttatcatgttagcACATCAACACTTGGAAGACTTATCTAAAGAGCACTGCATCACTACCAATATCAATCTTGAGGTATAATCCTATCAATTCATCATTTCATTTGATATTTAGCCTCTAGCCTACTAGAGGTAAGCTTAATAAGTGACGAGATGTTTGTAGAAGGGAAGATGGAATAGGAAGTAAAGAAGGATAGTAATTTTGATGAAGTTATTTTTTCTAATATTGTTTCATTTACAAGAAAAGAGGGATAAGTAGAAGATGGAATGTAGAAAATCGACATTGCAAGTTCTACATTCaacaaggaaattgatgaaaatgaggaacatatttttctaaaaaataatatgaataaaaTTGAAAGTTTGTTTGAAGATATGTAAATGGAGGATGGAGTTACTCTAGTATAGGAAGTTGAGGTAAATGttgatttttctaattttatgcaagtagaggaagagatagatgaaaatataataATAGAAGAATATGTAGATAGATGAAATATCATACTAGATGGCACACAAAAAATGTAGTAGTAATAGAGCAATAAATCATACAGGTAATATATGATCATGAGATGCATGTAAACAAGGTGGTTAGAATGGATGAAGAGGTGAATACAAGGAAGAAGATGGAAATATATGATTTTAATGATATTTTCAATACAATTTTTTATGTAGGtatgaaaaataatataaataatgctAAAGAATATTGGTTGAGGAGGATAGATTATTGTGGGTTAAATCCTATGAAAGGAAAGATGAGTGAAGAGCTGATTTGTGAAGAAGGGtatgaaatataatataaataatgctAAAGAATATTGGTTGAGGAGGATAGATTATTGTGGGTTAAATCCTATGAAAGGAAAGATGAGTGAAGAGCTGATTTGTGAAGAAGGATGGAAAATGTTCTGGGGAAGTGttggaaaaaagaaagaagaaaactaTTGTAGAACACCTGTTAGGAAGATTGGAGCATGTTGAAAGATTTTCTTTAGCTTGGAATATTGTTCCAAGTAATAAATTCCATTTGTGATATACCCTAACAAACTTCTTACTTGATATGTCTAATGTTGGATCATTCAAGTTCACATGCACAATCTTTCATCACCAATTTATTTTCCTTTCATGTTTAATCATGGGATTTTTGTTGTAGGTTGGGTTTCGAGATAATCTTTTGGAATTTTATAAGTTTGACTAAGCCAAGTGACCTTTGACTCACACTCTTGTCTTATTCTTTTAATTCAGTAGCTTAAATGGAGGAAAAAACTGGTGAATTTTGAAATAAAACTAATTAATCTTCAATTGCCAAAGGAGCACaactttttttatgattttattcctTTTCTAAGGATATTTAAAGTAGTAAGGCATTGCATATGATAAAACAAGTTGATGCCTTATTTTGGAAGCAAAAACTATATTTTATTTCACACTTTTTGAAGGAATTTTAGAAGTCAAGTTGTTAGGAACTAAAAGAGAAAATTTGGGTGCCTCCTAATGGTTCCTCAAAAGGGTTTTAATCTTTATAATATACAACCTTTAATTGTGCTAATATGAAACAATCGACAATATAAATTTAGGTCAttatcaaattatttaattaattatgtcctttaattactttattcacttaagctataCTTAGGTGCTTTTTCCTTTTATTCACTTAAGCTATACATTGTAGTAGTAATAGAGTAATAAATCATAGAGGTAATTATACTTAGGTTCTTTTTCCTTTTATTCACTTAAGCTATACATTGTAGTAGTAATAGAGCAACAAATCATAGAGGTAATTATACTTAGGTGCTTTTTCCTTTTATTAATTTAATCTTCCTTTAGGGTTTTCATCTAGggttttatatttattcttttataagaaTTGATTTATTCATTATAATCTATCCAATTCATTTATGAATTAATCTAATTATCAAATTCCTCTTTGGATCAATCTCTCCTAGGGATGCATAGCATCAACCATGACTTTTTCTCTTCAAATATgataggtgtttctcttgtaggtgATTCATGGGGTTGTAGAGTTGAACAAATAATTTCAACATAGTATTAGATCTCTAGATTTTCTAAGTTCCTATCAATTTTCTGAGAGATCCAACTTTAAGGAGAAAAATTGGCTCATCTTGGAGAatttttctttttgggtttttctcattttctttagttgtgagagatatttttatttctacatgggtacctaatcagaCTTTTTTTGTTGGGATCTTTTCATGCTTACATTTTAAATTCATCATTTTCTCTTTAGCGTATCCCTAAGTCAATCTTAAGGGGTTGGttttggagtaattaggacattatctaattatttaaataactaggtcctttaattactttaagctaaacttaggtgttttTTCCTTTTATTGTATTAggtaggtcctttaattactttattcacttaagctaaacttaggttcttattccttttattaaattaggcTAACAATATCTTAAGTTGTCTCACTCATCATGATTGTAACACTTGGCACAATCTAATTTAATCTTCTTTTAGGGTTTGCATCTAggcttttatatttatgattttacaCACATTGATTCATTAATTGTAATCTATCCAATTCATTTACAGGTTAATCTGATTATACGACTTCTCTTTGGATCGATATCTCTAAAGGTTGCATAGCATCAATCATGAAATTTTCTCTTCCGATGTGATAAGTGTTTTTCTTGCAGGTGTTCATAGGCTTGTGGGATTGAGAAAATAATTCCAACGAAATTTTTGAAGAAAGAATATGTAGGTCCTTGTAGAGGATTTCTTAAGAAAAGTGTGGGAAATTAGCTTGTCAAGAGGAGAGaaatagatgaaagagaaaaatgaatttTTTGAGGTGTGGTAGTTGTGTTCAAGGTATCCATGCAAGCTATAGAATGAAGTGAAGGCATGAAATGCCTAGAAATATTCTAAAATTTCTAAATTTTGTCACTTGTTGGAATCCTCCATATATATTCCATATATGTATTTTTTCTTGAGAAATTTTATCATAAaaatatgttttaatttttttgtaacATACCTGTTAATGTGGGTAAAACAATAAGTAAAGGCTACAAGATTGGGTAGTTTGGTAAGACCCCCCATcttatttgcattaatatcataaataaaatataactatcTACACATATTAATCTTCAAATCACAATTTTGATAACATATTTAAGAATGCATGACAAAGTGTTAACATTAATGAACTTATCCAAAAAAGAGGGTGTGACACTTTTTCACTATTATATGCTATATTTACATTTCCATTTATTTCTAACATACTTTCCTTAAATAAATTGGTATTATGACTAGCAAATTCTACCATATCTTAATCATCTCTACCTTCATACTCAAAGTATTGTCTTAAATCAAGGATTTAATCCATCAATTTTTTAGaatttaagttattaaaataatTTAGAATATCTACCCTTGTACTTTTATTAATTCTTAGTAAAGCTTTCAACATCCTTCCTTCCTCATCTTcttatttttcatcattctcattagcTCCGAGGTTAAATTATTTTTGTATAATCCCTTTCATAAACATCTCTTTTTTCTTTATATCCAgattaataatattttcaattcTTTGTAGTGGCATCTCTCACTAGAATTTGATACAAACTACTTAAACTAAGTGATTTTTTTTGTAATCACACCTTGCAACTACCTCtcctttgaagttgtattttcaaGCGTCTTATAGGTTTATTTGATTCGATGATCTATTCACAAGTAGAAGTTTCATGATACGAATTCACActcttttcaaaatttcaaacttaTGATTTGATACCATTCCATGAAGTCATGGAAAAAGGATCTAATGAGGGAATTTTTAAACATGTAATGAAATCAAACACTAAATAATTACAAAATAGAGAatctaaataaattaataaaataatgataaaaattaaattataatttgtTGGAATGGGCTTCCAACATGATAAGCCTcaaccatttgattataaatatgcATATTACAAAATTTGAATGATATTACTATATAATATTCATTGAATCTCCACTCTCACTTTCAACTAAATTGAACTACTTTTAATGGTTATAAATAATGTTTATATAGTAGTCTCAAGCATTAGGAATGATCTCAATTAGCTATAAAGTGGCATAAAGCTCAATCTCTAATCTAATGTAAGGATAGTGAAATGTGTAGATTAACAAGGTACGATCAACACTAATGGGTCCATTGCACCTTGATATGCATTCCTTTTCTACCATACTCATAAGCCATGTATAGTATGACTCACTATAAGCTTGTTAAGCTTGATATTGAATTGATTCAAAAATGAAATTATTCAACTATGATGAATGAAATCTTTTGAAATTAAATATGACATTTATGAATCAATGTAGAAAATATGTAACacaaaatattagaaaaatgattaaataatacaaACATATTTTATTCTCTAAAACACTCCCACATTATTTCACATATTTCAATAAAAGTAATTTATATATCTTAATTATACTTAATATTCTCAAATCAATTTTATTTCACatattttaatcaaattaatttatatatCTTAATTATACTTAATATTCTCAAATCAATTTTCTATTTAAAACTTTATTCTATttaatttttcctataaatagaaaaatataattGGAAAGTACTTTATTCCTCTACAAAAATATGACCTCAAACAAATACTAAAAAATAACTCAGAGATATATACTTTTCAATAATAAATAACTTTACTTAATAAAACTGTCATAGATATAGTAGTCCTTTCTAGTATCTATAAGGATTATCTCATGTATAACTTTTATACATCAATAATTTAGACTTTTAACTTTTACTTAATTCTATCAATTAGATAAATGACTATCCAGCCAACTAAAATGCAACCCACATACTAAGAATAACTTATGTTGAGTGAGAAGACTCAGCATGATTTAAAGCCAGCCTTTTTCTTTCCAGCTGGGCTCTTACAAGGCTTGATTTTAGTACTCTCGGTCTTTTCATACATTTCATCTTCTGAGGCAGAAGAAGCTAACTGCTCCTGAGCTTTGCAATGATTCCTTCCATCCCAGGATTTCTCAGGCATGTATCTGTCCTTCAACCAAAATTTATAATTCATTTCTCCATCATCTACTACAGCATGCTTAGGTTTCCACTTATCTGTTCCCTCTACTTTGAAATAGAGATAACACACATCACTTTCTAGACAGTTGCCACTTATATTAAACTTAGCAACTTTGTTTGCCTTGAATGGGTGTTTTTTGTTTCCTTCAAAGGGATCACTCAGATGATCATGGATCACCTCCCTTTGGcttttgtctccaaatctcacgcggacatggtctttggtacctggATCAAAATGAATTAGGGTCTTCTTCGAAGTCTTTACCTCTAGTATATATGAGCATTCTCCCTGCAAATGTCAATGCAATTTTTGGACATGAGAGAATGAAATAGATatacttaaaataataataaaacagtCATAAATTTCTTCAGGAGGTATGAGTTTTTCATGGTTTCTGCTTTTAAGATTCAACTGTATAAAGTTATTTGGATCACATGATCAAGAGGAGGACAATCATAATTTCTTATACTTCTTTACCATtcattcaaaaaataataataaaacagcTATTATTTATACTTCTTTACCATtcattcaaaaaataataataaaacagctattttttaaaaacatttaaatttGATCCAAATGCAGATATAAAAAggtacataaatttttttttttttattgaattattAAGAATTATTAGTTCATATCATATACATGTTGGTTAAAatcattcatacatatatatagtttGGTGATAGAGGAAGTTTAGCTTGGTCTAAGTTAGTTCAGAATAGAAGACTTCATTTTCAGTATTAACATGTTGCATTAACGTGAATAGTATAAACCTTATGAGCATAGTAGTATGGTAGGGTACGAAGCTCACAAGGACaatggttcaattagggttagaaacATGAGGTGTAAACCACAACTTTTTTTAATATGAAGATCCAAATCTGCAAACACAAAGAATCAACAAGAGTACAAAGTTTCCGATCATAATAACCTAACACCAATAATGTCACGTTTTAACCAACAGATGACACTGTAAACAACAACTAACCTATATTCTCTTTCAAAGAAAATCTattaaacatattttgaattgtcTCGACCCTTGGAAATGACTTTATTCCATCCTGGATTGCTGAAAACATTTCCTTGCTAAAGATTGTTAGAAAAATACATTCAGCAACGATGAATCATGAAACCTTACATATATTTTCTCAATGCAGACTGTTAAAAAAGTAGAAAACAAAAGTTAAAAGACCTTGTACAGGGGAAGAATCAAACTACATTGATTTTGGGTAATACAAATTAATACTACCTCTGCAGTGGCACAGATGCAGGCCAGTAGAGCCAAATTAATGAGAAGAAAACGAATGGATTGAAGTCTCCATGCCATAGCTCCACTGGGCATATTAAGAAGAATAAACAAATGAAGGAACCTCAAACTAAACTTGGGTTTGGCAAGAAATTACCCAAATTGCCCTTCTTATACTGGAAACTCAGGTTCCTTCTCCTTCAATCATGGCATCTCTAATGCCTCTTCACAGTCAATGAGGACAATGACAAAAAATCTTGAAAGCGTGGAGACGTTCTTGACCCACCACAAGCTTTAAATGACTTAAATTTCGAGAATAAAGTTAAGCTTCAAATGCTACAATTGTTTCTACTACTTGTGTTACATTATTCTGTAAGCCATTTACAGTTGTGAAGAAGAGTATTGTAAGATgataaaagattttttttaagcAGAAGGCAAACTATTGAAATCTACGAAACTTGGAGACGGGGCCATTGGTTAGAATAAAGCGCTTAAAGATTGGCGACAATTTGTGAGAATAAATGTTAAAGGACTTAAGTGCCTCCTTTAAATCGAAAGAATGGGAGGAGATTAATCGTCGTAAGTTGTAAATTCGACTTGGGTATAAATAAAATCGACTAAAAAAAAAAAGTCATTTGCATTTGAATTGTATATATGTCCCGTCTCTCTTAACTGATATGACACGAATGTAGTTTACGTGAGACCGGAAGAATATGTCAATCTTTTACTATTTATAAAGGGCTCGGGTAATTCTAATAGCTATGGACTATGTGTAGGTGGGTGTATAGATCGTTTACTCCCTATCAAAATATGGAAAATATGTCCAttcccaaaatcaaatcaaatcaatatccCACATAATTTGGATGCTATCATAAAATTTCCCTTCTGTTTCTTTCAATAGAATTTTCTTGTACTTTTTACCATTGTTGGTTATAGTATAAGTATTAGTTCTTTTAATACAACATTCTTATCGATTTTTCATACCAGTCTTATTGAGATCAAGTGATATACATCTGTCgacacaacatcacacaagacttcatcatgatatgACCTTGTATTAAGTTTTACAAAACATTGTTGTTTCAACAATGCATTATATCCTTTATGAAACCAACCAATTATATATATGGTCTAGGGTGTTCTAATCTCCTTAGGTTCTATTTAATAAGAATTTCTTCAAATACCAAAGTATTAGTACTGCCACTACCAACAACAACTTTTTAAGACTTACCTCTTGATTAGTGAACAAATTCTCTTTTATTATTGATTTTTATTTATCCTCATATCTCAATGAAGCTCTCCTTGTGAAAAACAACTCTCATTTTCCTAGttcattttataatttataatccATTAGTATATACAACCCTTGCCTTTTCTTCCAATCTCTTGTTATGGAATTCGAATTCTTGAATTTGCTGACATTAAAATGCCTGGCATCCTTCTTCTCCACATTTTAAAAAAGTTTGTTTGATTGTTATTCTACCATATCTTCATCTACCTCTCTAGTATTCAATAGTTTAGTTCTATCATTGTGATATGAATATCTATACTTCCTATCTTTATGATACAGATCATTATCTTATTTGATGCTATAAAATGGATTACTAACATTTCTATATTTATGATTACAATCGTTTCTT contains:
- the LOC131054711 gene encoding embryo-specific protein ATS3A, whose protein sequence is MPSGAMAWRLQSIRFLLINLALLACICATAEGECSYILEVKTSKKTLIHFDPGTKDHVRVRFGDKSQREVIHDHLSDPFEGNKKHPFKANKVAKFNISGNCLESDVCYLYFKVEGTDKWKPKHAVVDDGEMNYKFWLKDRYMPEKSWDGRNHCKAQEQLASSASEDEMYEKTESTKIKPCKSPAGKKKAGFKSC